The genomic window CCTCGACGGCCATCCGCCATTGAACAAGGCCGCCTTCCTCGCCGATGTGGATCTCCTGGCCGCCGCCGATGAGACCGAGCACGGCGCACCACTCGGGGATGCGTTCCGCGAATTCGATGAAGTGTTCGGGCTCGGACTTTCCTCCGATGAAGCCGGGGACATGGCTGTGTTTGAACCGGACCTGTTCGGCGTCGAAAGCCCGCTGGGCTTCGTCGAAGATCAGGACGTGTTCAGACGGAACGAGGCCTGGGCGCGAGGAATATCTTTTGACGTAATCCTTAACGCCTCGAACGAAAGCCTTGCCTCCGCCGCCTGCGCCGCGGAGTTCATATTGAAGCACATCGACGAGGGGCCCGTTACCCGATAGAAAGACGGCCGGTGCGCTAGCCTTGCCGTTGTCGCGTGGGACGGCCAGATCGTCGAGGTAGTGGGCATGAACCGTGCGCAGGCCGACGAGGGTTTTTCCCGCTCCGGGAATGCCGGTCACCAGGATCAGCCTTTTCTCGTGGCGTGCGGCGGCCTCGTGGATAATATCTCTGATCATGAAGACCGCCGGGTCGGTTGCAGCCCGGGCGCGGCGAATGGGTCGGAGGTCGCCCTTTTCGAAGAGTTCGCGGGCCGCCTGGATGAGAGTCGGCAGGGGACGGTATGCGGTTTCCGCGAGAAAGGCTGCAGGTGAGAGGGGCGGCCGCCACGGATCATGGGGCAGCTTCTCGACGAAGTCGTCCACGGCGTCGGGGCCCAGGATGTGAACGTCATGCCGGCTGCCCAGGTAGCCGCGGGCTTTCATCGGCACGCACAAAGCCAGGACGGGGCGGTGTTCGCATTCGCGATGGTAACAGCGGAGATCGCGGACGTAGGCGGCGGCCTGGTCGATATCGGCCTGGGAGGGCTGCAGTTTGCCCTTGAGCTCGAGGACGACGACCGAACCCTTGGCCAGGAAGATGACATCGGTGCGGCGCGACTCCATGGGCAGTGAATATTCGAGAATGGTGGAATAGTCGGGGGCGGCGGTGTCGGCCTGGAGGATCTCGCCGACCTCGTTTTGAAGTGGGGGGATGGCGTCTTCCCAGGCCCGGACCTGTGCGGGGCCGGCGTCCTTGACGTAGGCGCTTAAGCTTTCACGGATGAATTTGGGAGGGGTCGAGCGGAAATGCGGAAACTTGGAGTTCCATCCACAGCGCGGGTCTTCGGTCATGGTTTTGCGGCCCGATGCTTTTGCAGGGACAATCATAGCCTGGAAGGGGGGCGGGAGGCAATGGAAGAACGGCTTGACAGGGAAAAAGGGGGATTATGGAGCAGATAAGCCCTTCCTCAGGGTTTTGATGACGTATGTGTTCAGGCTTTCACCTTCGATAATGGCCCTGACTGATAAAGCCTGGTGCAGATCGGGGCCG from Acidobacteriota bacterium includes these protein-coding regions:
- a CDS encoding DNA/RNA helicase domain-containing protein produces the protein MTEDPRCGWNSKFPHFRSTPPKFIRESLSAYVKDAGPAQVRAWEDAIPPLQNEVGEILQADTAAPDYSTILEYSLPMESRRTDVIFLAKGSVVVLELKGKLQPSQADIDQAAAYVRDLRCYHRECEHRPVLALCVPMKARGYLGSRHDVHILGPDAVDDFVEKLPHDPWRPPLSPAAFLAETAYRPLPTLIQAARELFEKGDLRPIRRARAATDPAVFMIRDIIHEAAARHEKRLILVTGIPGAGKTLVGLRTVHAHYLDDLAVPRDNGKASAPAVFLSGNGPLVDVLQYELRGAGGGGKAFVRGVKDYVKRYSSRPGLVPSEHVLIFDEAQRAFDAEQVRFKHSHVPGFIGGKSEPEHFIEFAERIPEWCAVLGLIGGGQEIHIGEEGGLVQWRMAVEGSADPSAWTVHGPPQVRGIFDGSPIRFEESPALNLDTEIRFHLASEIHEFVNQLLEGGAPEVNSALAGKLEAQGYHLRLTQNRETAETYLRERYGENPDARFGLVASSKDRDLARFNVPNDFQSTKRVRYGPWYSDSEDARGGYSCRRLKDAVTEFGAQGLEPDAVLLAWGTDFMREGGLWTNRKARGYQRRAQIKDPFQLRKNSYRVLLTRGRDGTVVFIPSLPELDETHEYLTASGFLGLE